AGTGCCGAAACTGATTGTGATGCCGGCGATGACGATTGATGTCACTGCGATAATAGTCATGCTGTCCATAGGTTCTCCTCGTGTTGTCGGTGTTCATGCTTCACTGTTTTGCCTTAGGCTCAGGCCTGTGTTTGCGAACGCGTATGGCGGCCGCGATGTAAACCGCGGCGAGGATGCTGAAGATGTAAGCCTGCACCATGCCGGTGAGCAGCCCCAGCATGGTCATGACGATCGGAAAGAGGAAGGGAGTGATCGTGATCAGGATAGCGATAATCATCGTCCCGCTCATCATGTTGCCGAACAGACGGACGGCCAGGGCCAGCGTGCGCGAGATTTCACTGATAATGTTAAAAGGCAGCATAATGAACGTCGGCTTCATATAGGACTTGAGGTAGTCGCCGAGCCCTTGTTCTTGGATACCGAAGAACGGCACGGCCACGAACACGCACAGCGCGAGCGCAACCGTGGTCGAAAGCGAACCGGTCGGCGGCTCGTAACCGGGAATGACGGTGCAGAGGCTGGCTACGGCGACAAAAAGGAAGAGCGTGCCCAGAAAGTCGAGATATTTTTGCGGCTGAGGGAGGCCTATTTCTTCAATTTGTTTTTCGATGCCGGTGACGACGATTTCAAGAAGGTTCTGCCAGTGGGAACGTGCCAGATCCGTGGAAAGTTTGCGCGTAATGATTTTTGAACCAATGGCCATTACGAGCATCAGCCCCCACGTGAATGCAATGGTGGCGTTGAGTTTGAGAAACCCGTATTCCCAAAATATGATCTCGTCGGGGCTAAGCCGCATGGCTTTCTTCCTGCGCCAAGCAAGCCGGCTTATGCACCGCTTGCGTGAGCCGCGTCACGATAAGGCGCGCAATGAGAAATCCAAGGAGGCAGACCAGCAGCCTCTCCCAATGACCGTCTGCGATAAAATGAAATGCTGTCAGGGTAACGCTCATTCTCAGCAACAGACTGCCGCAGAACCAAAACGTCGGCCGTTTGGACGAAACGCCTTTCCGCACCGTCCACCAGAGCCCGCCGAAGAACAGCGCGCCGAGCAAAACGCCCGCCATCAACGCCAGGATCAGTGTCAAAGTTTCATTCATCATTGTCCTCCTGTTCCTTCCTCATTTCCCTGTCTTCTTTGGACACCCAATGCCAGGCATTAAAACAGCCGATTGCGAGCCCGGCCACGAGCAGTGCCAGTGTCCAAGAGTGGCTTCCCGGATGGTGGTGGTCCAGCCAGATGCCGAGCGCCGCGCCGAGCAGCGTTGGAATCACCACCGACCAGCCTATAAGCCCCATCATACCCAGGCCAAACCAGATGCCCGGCGTGGGGTTGCGTCGCGCCTTGAGCTTGCGCGCCGCCTTGGCGCCGACTTTTTGACTGAACGTGGTCCGGTCTTTCGTGTTTTTGAGTTCCGATCTTTCATTCATGATGAAATTCCGCAAAGCGGCGGATAAAACCGCTCTCCATTTTCGCCATCACCGAGCGGACGATCTGCTCCCGCTCGTTGAAGTTCAGAAATTCCTGCTCCACCGTCTCGCGCAAAAGGCCCAAGTCCTTTCCTTCAATTGCGTTACGCACAGAGACAAACACATCAGGACCGGTCTTGACCAGGCTTCCTTCATCGACGGCTACGTAAATTTCACCCTCCGCTTCGTTTTCGTAGATCAGAATTCCGGGCGTAAGCGCCGCGACGCAGTCGAGCCTGTGTGGCAAAAGTCCGAACGACCCTTCGCGGGTCTCTGCGACGATGCGTGAAACGTCGTTTTTTTCGGCGAAGATTCCAAAAGGCAGGAGGATTTTAAGGCGCATGAATGTCGGCTGCGGCATTTTCGTCCTCCGGTTCAGGTTTTTGTTGCGGTGCGGACTTTGTTTTGGGCTTGAAACCATTGGCAGGCTTCCGGACAGCCTGCGTCGCAGGTTTGGTCCCGGGGCCGGGTTTGGCTGCCGCTTTCTCGGACGTGGCTTTTATTTTCACTTCGTCAATCGCTCCGATCATGTAGAGGGCGCTTTCCGGGTAGTCCTTGAATTCATCGCGCAGGATTCGTTCGCAGCCGTCGAGCGAGTCTTTGAGACTGACGAGTTTTCCCTTGATGCCGCTAAATTGTTCGGTGGCGAAAAAAGGTTGTGTGAGGAATCTCTCCAGGCGTCGGGCGCGGGCAACCACCTTGCGATCGTCGGATGACAGTTGCTCCAGGCCGAGCATGGCAATGATGTCCTTGAGTTGTTCATATTGCGCGAGCGTCCGCCGGATTTCCTGTGCCAAGGCGTAATGCCGTTTTCCGACGATGCCGGGTGTGGCCATTTTGGAGTTGGATTGCAGCAGATCGACAGCCGGGTAGAGTCCTTCACTGGCTTGCTTGCGCGAAAGCACGATGGACGCCGAGAGATGTGAAAACGTGTGCACGGCCGCCGGATCGGTCAAATCGTCTGCCGGCACATACACCGCCTGGATGGATGTGATGGCCCCGGCATCAGTGTTGGCGATGCGTTCCTCCAACCGTGATAACTCGGTGCCCATGGTTGGCTGATAACCCAGGCGTGACGGCATTTGCCCCATCAGGCCGGACACCTCCATACCGGCTTGGATGAATCGGAAAATATTGTCGATGAGCAGCAGCACGTCGCGATGTTCGTCGTCGCGGAAATACTCGGCCATGGTCATCGCCGCATGGCCCACGCGAAATCGGCTGCCCGGCGGCTCGTTCATCTGCCCGAAGACCATCACCATGTTCGGAAGTACGCCGGCTTCCTTCATCTCCCGGTACAGTTCTTCGCCTTCGCGACAGCGCTCGCCGATGCCGCAAAAAATGCTTACGCCTTCGTGGTGTCCGATCATGTTGTGAATCATTTCGGTGAGCAACACCGTCTTGCCCACTCCCGCCCCACCGAACAGACCCGCTTTGCCGCCGCGCTCGATCGGCACGAGTACATCGATGACCTTGATCCCGGTCTCGAAAATTTCGGATTTGGTGGATCGCCGTGCCAGCACCGGCGGGGCTCGATGAACGGTACGCCATTGGACATCCGCGGGCGCCGCTTGGCGGTCGATGGCGTTTCCGAAAACGTCGAACATTCGCGCCAGAATTCCCTTGCCGACCGGCGCTTTCAACGGCCCACCCGTGTCTTCCACGGCGACGCCGCGGGCAAGACCCTGGGTGGGTGTCAGCGCGATGCCACGCACGCGATGTGCGTCCAGTTGAGCCAAGACCTCAATGATAATTTTCCCATCCTTCGCATGCAAAAGCGAGTGGATGGGGGGTAAATGGGCATAAAAACGTATATCTACGACACTGCCGCGTACCGAGACCACCTCGCCGCTGTTCGCAGGACCGGTATTATCGTTCATACAAGAATTTCTCGCAGGCGCGTCAGTTGAGCGTTTATTCTCGCGCGGTCATGCGTGGACTCGATGGTACGCTCGGCCAGTTCTGAGATCCATTGAACGTGATCGAGAAGAGCCTTCCTGCGCAGTGGGTCGGCCATTAAACCTGCAAGAGTTTCAATGGCATCGAGCATTCGAGACATGATGACGACATTGCCTTTGGCATTGCTTCGAATTTGATCGAACGATTTGGCCAGCAAGCTTTCGAAGCTGGGTCCCTTTGCAACCACGAGTAGTTTTTCTTCCTCGTAGCGGTACAATGACGGAATTTGTCGAGGCGCCAGGCAGGCCAGTATCGCCGTCAGATAATCCACGCACATCACGGCTGTTGTTGTGTCGTTGATGCCGGGAGAGAGCGCTTTCAATGCCACATCCACGATCTGCCTGATGCCGAAGGCCGCGTCCTGTTCCACCGTGCGGTGGCGACTGACGGTGAACGCTTCCTGTAGGGCGGCAATCGTTTCTTGATCCAACGGGTCTTCCAGAGCGAGCGAGACCAGCGCGGAGTCCCGGACAACGAATTCACCAATGCCGCGTTCCATTCGTACGATGGTATTTTTGTCCCGCGCCATACGCAGCAGCGCAGCGTTATTCACAATCTGTATGTAGCCGTTCTCTCCGGCCGGAACTGTGCGCCAATTCCGTTCGGCCAGAAGTTTCGGCGTCGGGTTGTCATTGTTTTCGGCAGATCCTTGTCCAAGGTTTTCCGGGAAAAGCCGCTCGATGCTGTGGATAGTTTCGTTGGCAACGGAAGCGATGATATTGGACGCCTGGATCGAAGAGGCGATGTAATGAATGAAGAACATGAGGGCACCCACGCCTCCGAGCGCCAGCGCGAAACCAAAGAACACCGCCAGGCTTGGAACAAATGCTCCCTCATCGCCGCCGCGAATGGTGCGCAACACGATCAGGCTGTAGGTGAAAATTCCGGCGAAGATGCCAAGTACGACCTGCGTGACGCGGCTGCGCATGAAGTTCCGCAGGATGCGCGAGGAGTATTGACTCGATGCCAGCGCCAGTACCATCAGGATCATGGAAAATGTGACGCCCACCACGGTCATCATCGAACCGGCAATCGTGGACATCATCCCGCGCGCACCTTCCACCCCGGCCCCAAACAGGCGCGGCCACCGGGCCAGCCATTGGTCGTTGCCGACTGAGTCCACTTCGACCAAAGCTATCGCCAAAGCTATGCTGAATGCGACAATCAATGAAGGCATAAACCAAAAGCTGGACCGCAGATTGCTCCAAAGTTGCCTGAATTTATTCATGAGTCAGATTCCACTTTTAGTTACGGATTTCCGGCATGTCCTGGCCGTGCTTGACGATGTAAAGTTTGTGTCCGAACAGTTTCTCCTGCAACACCTGCTTCAGGTGGATTTCCCGCAGCACCCAGATGCGGCAGGCGGTTGACGATGTTTGTCTCAAGGTGGAAGCGGTTCAGAATGTTCAGTGTCGTCATGTCGAATGTTGTGGTGATGGAATTACTGTTGTGTTTTGAGCATAAAAAGAGAGCCAGCGCTTAAAAAGATGGAAAAATATTTAAAAAATTATCATATAACATATTTTTTTATATAGTAATGATGCAATGATATGAGCAAGAATCATTCCTTTGAATCGTAATGATTGTTTATAAGAATATGCTAAATTACTTATTAAAATTTCTAACTGAGAATATTGTTCATTAAATCCGTCTACTTGGCCCATCATATGTTCTATATCCGCGATATATGACAGGGAAAAGTGGCACAGTTTGTGGAACACGATAGCCAAAAGGAACTCCGTGACAAATTTGGTCTCAACCGGGCCGGAATTTTTGCGGCCTTGCGCACCATGCTGCGCTCGCTCCGCAGGCCGACTCTCTGTACGTTGAAAAGCCCGATTGATGCCGGGCTTTTCAACGTGGAAACGTTTCTCGCTGGTGTCGCAAGGGCTGCGGACCGCTTGATTTTATTTCTTGACCACCATGACCGAGCACGGGGCATGTGAAACAACCTTGCTTGAAACGCTGCCGATGAGGAAGCGTTCCACCGCTCCCGCGCCCTTGTTGCCGATGACGATGAGGTCGATTCCGTTTTTCTCGGCATACTCGACTATGGCGTCGGCCGGGGACGGACTTTCCTGTGCGACGACGTTCACCTTGGCGTCGGCTGCTTTGGCCTGGTCCTTGATCCGTTGTACGGTTTCCTGGACACCTTGGCGAATTTTATCCAGAAAATTTCCCGAAAGTTCTCCAAGATACAGGTTGTTGAAAGGAGCAGTGGAAATGGTCAGGGCCGTGAGTTCCGCACCTTCCTTGGCCGCAATTTCCATTGCTTTCTTGAGCACCAGAGTTGCGTAGTTCGATTGATCAAGAGCCACCAGAATCTTCATTCTTTCATCCTCCTTTTATACAGGTTTCTTTTGGCCTCCATGCAAGGAAATACCACATCGTTTGTACCACGCGGGGAGAAGGGGGGCGCGGGTTGAACTGCCGAATGTTGAACAGGCGATGTTTATTGAAAACATAACTCTCCTGGCGATCTTTGGCAACGTTTGGGTAAAAATGAACCGCTTCGTAATGATTGTTCAGGAAATCAGCGGACTGAGATGCATCGAGGCGGGCGGTAAATGCGTAAAAGGCCCAGAAGATCCGGGCCTTTTGCGCATTTAGAGGGGCTGGTTGATGGGGTGCTTGATGAAGGTCCCTTCGTGGTATTCCATGAAGGCCAGTTCGAGTTCGGCCTTGGTGTTCATGACGATGGGTCCGCGCCAGGCGATGGGTTCGCCCAAAGGGCGCCCGCTGATCAGCAGGAAGCGGATTCCTTCCGGGCCCGCCTCAATGGCCAGCGAGTCTCCGGGGCCGAAGAGGACCAGGTCGCGGTTAGTCACCGCTTGGCCCTCTACCCCGCCCGCGCCTTCGATGACGTAGATGAAGGCGGTGTGGTTGTCGGGCAGGGTGTGGGTGAACCCGATTTCGGCGGGGACGTCGCAATCCAGATACCTCGGCTGGATGACAATATCGTCCATGGGGCCGTGCACGCCGTGGACATGTCCGGCGATGACCTTGATCCGCGTGCCGTCGGCAAGAATCGTTTGTGGGATCTGCGCAGCTGTCAGTCCACGGTAGCGCGGGACCATCATTTTTTCGGCCGCCGGCAGATTGGCCCAGAGTTGAAAGCCGTGCATGGAACCGTTTGGGTCGCCCTTCGGCATCTCTTGATGGACAATGCCCGAGCCTGCGGTCATCCATTGCACGTCGCCGCTGGAGATGACACCCGTATTGCCCAGACTATCGCCGTGCTGGATATCTCCTTTGATGACATAGGTGATGGTTTCGATGCCTCGGTGAGGATGCCAGGGGAAACCGCGTTTGAAATCCTCGGGTTTGTCGGACCTGAAATCGTCGAACAAAAGGAAGGGATCGAATTCAGGGGCCTCGTAATAGCCGAAAATCCGTCGCAGCTTCACGCCCGCTCCTTCGGTCACGGGCTCGCCCTTATATAAGGCCTTGATTGCTCGTCGCATGGTCGCTCCTGGTAATGGCGTGTCTGCTTGTCGCGCTGGTTCGAATAAACGTCTGGTTCGTACGGATTGTCATGAAGCTCAGTTTCTGCGTGGTCCTGGAACCTGGAATATTTTTTTTTCGGTCTTGTCTGGGTGCTTGGTGACCAGATATTTGTGTCTGTTCACCGCCCTTTCGGTCAAAAGCAGCATGATGTCCGGCAGGTCCGACTGGGCGTGCATGCGGTTGAATCCCTCGTCGTCCCGCAGTCTTTTAGTAACTTTATAGCCTTGCTTTTCTTTTGGATCGAGAACTACGTCCCCAGGTTGCACCTCGACCTGATCTCCGATCGCCCGGGTCAGGAAGTCAAAGATGGTGCGTTCGTAAAATTTTTTCACGTCTTCCGTAGACTCGGCCGCGTCGATCTGGCTGCGGTAATGCGGCTCCACCTCACGTTGCTGCGCTTTGAAAGACAATTGTCGTGTCATGCTGACCTCCATTGAAAAGTGAAAGAACCGGTTTAAAAAAGACTGCCTTAACCAGGTTCAAGCAAGGGTATTCGCAAAAAAGAGGAGGATATTCGGGGAGCCTGTGCATGGTGGTGAAAATTCAATTTACTGGTTTACGCAAACCATAGCGCGCAGGAGAATATTTGGCAATGCCGGGCCGAAATGAGTTACAAGCTCTGCTCTTTCGGTTGGTTATGCCATTGGTATGCGGGGCCTGATCCACGAAGGACGACTCGCGGATCAGGCATTGTGTACTGGTTCGATGAGTGTCTCCGCCACAGTGGCGAATGAACGTCACGGGCGGTTGTCGATCTTCGTCCTGTTATTGCCGTGGATCGCGCAGATTCGGCCAGGGACCGGGGCAGGTCGAGCGGACCGGGTTGATGTCCAGCCCGCCGCGTCGGGTGAAGCGTGCGCCGACTTCAAGCTCCAACGCGCCGCAGTGGCGATGGATGTCGGCATGGATTTTTTCCACGCAGGCTTCGTGGAAGCCCTGATGCTCCCGGTAGGAGACCAGATAGCGCAGCAGGCCGTCGCGCAGGATGCGCGGGCCGAAATAGGATATGCCAATCGTGGCCCAGTCCGGCTGGCCGGTCACCGGACAGCAGGAACGGAACAGGCGGGTGAAGAGGATTTCACGCGTCGGATCGGTTGTGGTCCGGAGCAGGGTCGGGTCCGGTTCATACGTGAATCCGGTCACGTCCGGATCGTCAATGCATGTTCCTATCGGCTCGGTCAGGGTGATGTCGGTGAACATGTCCGGGGTGATGATGTGCACAGCCACGTCCGCCCCTGCGGCTCGCGAGAGGTCGCGCACCATGGTTTCGCGCAACGCGTCGGCGCCAGCCATGGAAGTCATGTTGAAGGAGTTGCAGTAGAGCTTCAGCGATTTTGACTCGATGAGGCTCGGCGAAGTCAACGGCACCCGCACCTCGGCTATGGCCACCTGCGGTTTGCCTGATTCGTTCAGCCACGAGAGCTCATAGATGTTCCAGATGTCCTCGCCATGACCAAAAGATTCCGCGCCTTCGATACCGGCCGCCCTGCGACCAAGGGCGCGAGGGATGGGGCAGAGCAGATCCGGATCGTAGCGCCGACTGTAGTT
This DNA window, taken from Desulfomicrobium sp. ZS1, encodes the following:
- a CDS encoding pirin family protein; the protein is MRRAIKALYKGEPVTEGAGVKLRRIFGYYEAPEFDPFLLFDDFRSDKPEDFKRGFPWHPHRGIETITYVIKGDIQHGDSLGNTGVISSGDVQWMTAGSGIVHQEMPKGDPNGSMHGFQLWANLPAAEKMMVPRYRGLTAAQIPQTILADGTRIKVIAGHVHGVHGPMDDIVIQPRYLDCDVPAEIGFTHTLPDNHTAFIYVIEGAGGVEGQAVTNRDLVLFGPGDSLAIEAGPEGIRFLLISGRPLGEPIAWRGPIVMNTKAELELAFMEYHEGTFIKHPINQPL
- a CDS encoding F0F1 ATP synthase subunit A encodes the protein MRLSPDEIIFWEYGFLKLNATIAFTWGLMLVMAIGSKIITRKLSTDLARSHWQNLLEIVVTGIEKQIEEIGLPQPQKYLDFLGTLFLFVAVASLCTVIPGYEPPTGSLSTTVALALCVFVAVPFFGIQEQGLGDYLKSYMKPTFIMLPFNIISEISRTLALAVRLFGNMMSGTMIIAILITITPFLFPIVMTMLGLLTGMVQAYIFSILAAVYIAAAIRVRKHRPEPKAKQ
- a CDS encoding DUF2254 domain-containing protein, with amino-acid sequence MNKFRQLWSNLRSSFWFMPSLIVAFSIALAIALVEVDSVGNDQWLARWPRLFGAGVEGARGMMSTIAGSMMTVVGVTFSMILMVLALASSQYSSRILRNFMRSRVTQVVLGIFAGIFTYSLIVLRTIRGGDEGAFVPSLAVFFGFALALGGVGALMFFIHYIASSIQASNIIASVANETIHSIERLFPENLGQGSAENNDNPTPKLLAERNWRTVPAGENGYIQIVNNAALLRMARDKNTIVRMERGIGEFVVRDSALVSLALEDPLDQETIAALQEAFTVSRHRTVEQDAAFGIRQIVDVALKALSPGINDTTTAVMCVDYLTAILACLAPRQIPSLYRYEEEKLLVVAKGPSFESLLAKSFDQIRSNAKGNVVIMSRMLDAIETLAGLMADPLRRKALLDHVQWISELAERTIESTHDRARINAQLTRLREILV
- a CDS encoding AtpZ/AtpI family protein, which codes for MNERSELKNTKDRTTFSQKVGAKAARKLKARRNPTPGIWFGLGMMGLIGWSVVIPTLLGAALGIWLDHHHPGSHSWTLALLVAGLAIGCFNAWHWVSKEDREMRKEQEDNDE
- the queF gene encoding NADPH-dependent 7-cyano-7-deazaguanine reductase QueF (Catalyzes the NADPH-dependent reduction of 7-cyano-7-deazaguanine (preQ0) to 7-aminomethyl-7-deazaguanine (preQ1) in queuosine biosynthesis), which gives rise to MSNSDRMVLGRQVNYSRRYDPDLLCPIPRALGRRAAGIEGAESFGHGEDIWNIYELSWLNESGKPQVAIAEVRVPLTSPSLIESKSLKLYCNSFNMTSMAGADALRETMVRDLSRAAGADVAVHIITPDMFTDITLTEPIGTCIDDPDVTGFTYEPDPTLLRTTTDPTREILFTRLFRSCCPVTGQPDWATIGISYFGPRILRDGLLRYLVSYREHQGFHEACVEKIHADIHRHCGALELEVGARFTRRGGLDINPVRSTCPGPWPNLRDPRQ
- a CDS encoding F0F1 ATP synthase subunit epsilon codes for the protein MPQPTFMRLKILLPFGIFAEKNDVSRIVAETREGSFGLLPHRLDCVAALTPGILIYENEAEGEIYVAVDEGSLVKTGPDVFVSVRNAIEGKDLGLLRETVEQEFLNFNEREQIVRSVMAKMESGFIRRFAEFHHE
- a CDS encoding ATP synthase subunit I → MMNETLTLILALMAGVLLGALFFGGLWWTVRKGVSSKRPTFWFCGSLLLRMSVTLTAFHFIADGHWERLLVCLLGFLIARLIVTRLTQAVHKPACLAQEESHAA
- a CDS encoding universal stress protein, whose protein sequence is MKILVALDQSNYATLVLKKAMEIAAKEGAELTALTISTAPFNNLYLGELSGNFLDKIRQGVQETVQRIKDQAKAADAKVNVVAQESPSPADAIVEYAEKNGIDLIVIGNKGAGAVERFLIGSVSSKVVSHAPCSVMVVKK
- the atpD gene encoding F0F1 ATP synthase subunit beta is translated as MNDNTGPANSGEVVSVRGSVVDIRFYAHLPPIHSLLHAKDGKIIIEVLAQLDAHRVRGIALTPTQGLARGVAVEDTGGPLKAPVGKGILARMFDVFGNAIDRQAAPADVQWRTVHRAPPVLARRSTKSEIFETGIKVIDVLVPIERGGKAGLFGGAGVGKTVLLTEMIHNMIGHHEGVSIFCGIGERCREGEELYREMKEAGVLPNMVMVFGQMNEPPGSRFRVGHAAMTMAEYFRDDEHRDVLLLIDNIFRFIQAGMEVSGLMGQMPSRLGYQPTMGTELSRLEERIANTDAGAITSIQAVYVPADDLTDPAAVHTFSHLSASIVLSRKQASEGLYPAVDLLQSNSKMATPGIVGKRHYALAQEIRRTLAQYEQLKDIIAMLGLEQLSSDDRKVVARARRLERFLTQPFFATEQFSGIKGKLVSLKDSLDGCERILRDEFKDYPESALYMIGAIDEVKIKATSEKAAAKPGPGTKPATQAVRKPANGFKPKTKSAPQQKPEPEDENAAADIHAP